From uncultured Treponema sp.:
TACAGAATTGAACATGACAGCATGGGCGAAGTAAAAGTTCCTGCTGACAAACTCTGGGGCGCGCAAACTGAACGCAGCCACGAAAATTTCCTTATCGGCGTTGGAATTGAAACAATGCCGCGTGAAATCACAAAGGCTTTCGGCTATCTGAAAAAGGCGGCGGCACTTGCAAACAATGCGCTCAAACCTGAAAAAATGACAGATAAAAAGCTCAAGGCAATCTCTCAGGCTTGCGATGAAGTTATTTCAGGCTCGCTGAACGAAAACTTTCCGCTTGTTGTATGGCAGACAGGTTCTGGCACGCAGTCAAACATGAATACAAACGAAGTCATTGCGAACAGAGCAAACCAGATTGCGGGCGAAAAACTTTGTCATCCGAATGACGACATAAACATGAGCCAGTCTTCAAACGACACATTCCCGACTGCAATGCACATTGCCGCTGTTGTTGAAGTTGAAGACAAGCTTTTTCCGGCAATCGACACGCTTGTAGACACATTCAAAAAACTGGAAAAAGCAAACGAAGGCATTGTAAAGTCAGGACGCACTCACCTTCAGGACGCAGTTCCAATTCAGTTCTCGCAGGAAATTTCAGGCTGGAGAACTTCTCTTGAGCGCGACAAGGAAATGCTTTCTTCTTCCCTTCCATATTTGAAGCAGCTTGCTTTGGGCGGAACAGCGGTCGGAACTGGACTCAATGCGCCGGCTGGATTTGACACTCTTGTTGCAAAGAAAGTTTCAGAACTTACAGGAAAAGATTTTATTACATCTCCAAATAAATTCCATGCGTTGACTTCAAAAGACGAAATTGTATT
This genomic window contains:
- the fumC gene encoding class II fumarate hydratase encodes the protein MEYRIEHDSMGEVKVPADKLWGAQTERSHENFLIGVGIETMPREITKAFGYLKKAAALANNALKPEKMTDKKLKAISQACDEVISGSLNENFPLVVWQTGSGTQSNMNTNEVIANRANQIAGEKLCHPNDDINMSQSSNDTFPTAMHIAAVVEVEDKLFPAIDTLVDTFKKLEKANEGIVKSGRTHLQDAVPIQFSQEISGWRTSLERDKEMLSSSLPYLKQLALGGTAVGTGLNAPAGFDTLVAKKVSELTGKDFITSPNKFHALTSKDEIVFAHGALKALAADLMKIANDVRWLASGPRCGIGEIHIPENEPGSSIMPGKVNPTQCEAMTMVAVQVMGNDAAVGMAASQGNFELNVFMPVIAYNFLQSVRLLAEVMVSFNKNCAVGITANKEKMHFNLYNSLMLVTALNPYIGYENAAKTSHKAYEENISLKDACVQLGFLTAEKFDEVFHPEEMAGVKK